A single genomic interval of Eurosta solidaginis isolate ZX-2024a chromosome 3, ASM4086904v1, whole genome shotgun sequence harbors:
- the LOC137243630 gene encoding uncharacterized protein: VEAKNVDACWNFPNCIGAIDGKHVNIKKPPGSGSFYYNLKKKISIILMAVVNANYEFLMVDVGTNGRASDAGLFSETKFFSSLKNKTLKIPDPQPLPNCEEKLPFVFVADDAFPMLENIMKPFSHNTLKEEEIIFNYRLSRARRIVENCFGILASRFRILLQTINLSPEKVTKIMLTCCYLHNFLRRQNDETYFEGGFDVEETDPGTIEYADWHNYHGQASSAKNASNLEKTTREKYCNYFNTVGAVPWQNNILNIRK; this comes from the coding sequence GTAGAAGCGAAAAATGTTGATGCATGCTGGAACTTCCCAAATTGTATAGGCGCAATTGATGGAAAACACGTCAATATAAAAAAGCCACCTGGATCTGgatctttttattataatttaaaaaaaaaaatttccatcatTTTAATGGCAGTGGTTAATGCTAATTACGAATTTTTGATGGTTGATGTTGGCACAAATGGAAGAGCgtctgatgccggtctttttagcgaaacaaaatttttttcatctctaaaaaataaaacattgaaaatTCCTGACCCTCAGCCGCTTCCAAACTGCGAAGAAAAACTACCATTTGTATTCGTAGCTGACGATGCTTTTCCCATGTTAGAAAATATCATGAAGCCATTTAGCCACAACACACTCAAGGaagaagaaataatttttaactacAGGCTTTCTCGGGCGAGAAGAATTGTTGAAAACTGTTTTGGCATTTTAGCATCAAGATTTAGAATTCTCCTACAAACTATTAATTTAtcaccagaaaaagtcacgaaaattaTGTTAACCTGTTGCTACTTGCATAACTTTTTACGGAGGCAAAATGATGAGACGTATTTTGAAGGTGGATTCGATGTTGAAGAAACAGATCCCGGAACGATAGAATACGCCGATTGGCATAATTACCATGGACAAGCTTCAAGTGCAAAGAATGCATCCAATTTAGAAAAAACTACTcgagaaaaatattgtaattattttaatacagtGGGAGCAGTTCCGTGGCagaacaatatattaaatataagaaagtga